In the Engystomops pustulosus chromosome 2, aEngPut4.maternal, whole genome shotgun sequence genome, one interval contains:
- the LOC140119691 gene encoding uncharacterized protein isoform X11 → MVQDNLQTPPETLQHHPAAGGVTVHREKLMGERCQRSHRPLQRRCSIILQQVVSLCTGRSLWESDARGATDSSRDAAASSCSRWCHCAPGEAYGRAMPEEPQTPPETLQHHPAAGGVTVHREKLMGERCQRSHRLLQRRCSIILQQVVSLCTGRSLWQSDAREATDPSRDAAASSCSRWCHCAPGEAYGRAMPEKPQTPPETRSIILQQVVSLCTGRSLWESDAREATDSSRDAAASSCSRWCHCAPGEAYGRAMPEKPQTPPETRSIILQQVVSLCTGRSLWQSDAREATDPPETRSIILQQVVSLCTGRSLWQSDARGATDSSRDPQHHPAAGGVTVHREKLMAERCQRSHRPLQRRCSIILQQVVSLCTGRSLWQSDARGATDPSRDPAASSCSRWCHCAPGEAYGRAMPEKPQTPPETRSIILQQVVSLCTGRSLWESDAREATDPSRDAAASSCSRWCHCAPGEAYGRAMPEEPQTLQRRCSIILQQVVSLCTGRSLWESDARGATDPPETLQHHPAAGGVTVHREKLMGERCQRSHRPLQRPAASSCSRWCHCAPGEAYGRAMPEKPQTPPETLQHHPAAGGVTVHREKLMGERCQRSHRLLQRPAASSCSRWCHCAPGEAYGRAMPEEPQTPPETLQHHPAAGGVTVHREKLMGERCQRSHRPLQRPAASSCSRWCHCAPGEAYGRAMPEKPHTEAPEGCRRRSCALMRQRLSCLVIQKGVVHSGQKTQQENHLLPPIRFG, encoded by the exons ATGGTCCAGGACAATCTACAGACTCCTCCAGAGACGCTGCAGCATcatcctgcagcaggtggtgtcactgtgcaccgggagaagcttatgggagagcgatgccagaggagccacagacccctccagagacgctgcagcatcatcctgcagcaggtggtgtcacTGTGCACCGGGAGAAGCTTATGGGAGAGCGATGCCAGAGGAGCCACAGACTCCTCCAGAGACGCTGCAGCATcatcctgcagcaggtggtgtcactgtgcaccgggagaagcttatgggagagcgatgccagaggagccacagacccctccagagacgctgcagcatcatcctgcagcaggtggtgtcacTGTGCACCGGGAGAAGCTTATGGGAGAGCGATGCCAGAGGAGCCACAGACTCCTCCAGAGACGCTGCAGCATcatcctgcagcaggtggtgtcacTGTGCACCGGGAGAAGCTTATGGCAGAGCGATGCCAGAGAAGCCACAGACCCCTCCAGAGACGCTGCAGCATcatcctgcagcaggtggtgtcactgtgcaccgggagaagcttatgggagagcgatgccagagaagccacagacccctccagagacccgcagcatcatcctgcagcaggtggtgtcacTGTGCACCGGGAGAAGCTTATGGGAGAGCGATGCCAGAGAAGCCACAGACTCCTCCAGAGACGCTGCAGCATcatcctgcagcag gtggtgtcacTGTGCACCGGGAGAAGCTTATGGCAGAGCGATGCCAGAGAAGCCACAGACCCCTCCAGAGACCCGCAGCATcatcctgcagcaggtggtgtcacTGTGCACCGGGAGAAGCTTATGGCAGAGCGATGCCAGAGAAGccacagaccctccagagacccgcagcatcatcctgcagcaggtggtgtcacTGTGCACCGGGAGAAGCTTATGGCAGAGCGATGCCAGAGGAGCCACAGACTCCTCCAGAGACCCGCAGCATcatcctgcagcaggtggtgtcacTGTGCACCGGGAGAAGCTTATGGCAGAGCGATGCCAGAGAAGCCACAGACCCCTCCAGAGACGCTGCAGCATcatcctgcagcaggtggtgtcacTGTGCACCGGGAGAAGCTTATGGCAGAGCGATGCCAGAGGAGCCACAGACCCCTCCAGAGACCCTGCAGCATcatcctgcagcaggtggtgtcactgtgcaccgggagaagcttatgggagagcgatgccagagaagccacagacccctccagagacccgcagcatcatcctgcagcaggtggtgtcactgtgcaccgggagaagcttatgggagagcgatgccagagaagccacagacccctccagagacgctgcagcatcatcctgcagcaggtggtgtcactgtgcaccgggagaagcttatgggagagcgatgccagaggagccacagaccctccagagacgctgcagcatcatcctgcagcaggtggtgtcactgtgcaccgggagaagcttatgggagagcgatgccagaggagccacagaccctccagagacgctgcagcatcatcctgcagcaggtggtgtcactgtgcaccgggagaagcttatgggagagcgatgccagaggagccacagacccctccagagacccgcagcatcatcctgcagcaggtggtgtcacTGTGCACCGGGAGAAGCTTATGGCAGAGCGATGCCAGAGAAGCCACAGACCCCTCCAGAGACGCTGCAGCATcatcctgcagcaggtggtgtcacTGTGCACCGGGAGAAGCTTATGGGAGAGCGATGCCAGAGAAGCCACAGACTCCTCCAGAGACCCGCAGCATcatcctgcagcaggtggtgtcacTGTGCACCGGGAGAAGCTTATGGCAGAGCGATGCCAGAGGAGCCACAGACTCCTCCAGAGACGCTGCAGCATcatcctgcagcaggtggtgtcactgtgcaccgggagaagcttatgggagagcgatgccagagaagccacagacccctccagagacccgcagcatcatcctgcagcaggtggtgtcacTGTGCACCGGGAGAAGCTTATGGGAGAGCGATGCCAGAGAAGCCACACACAGAGGCGCCTGAGGGGTGCAGAAGAAGGTCCTGTGcactgatgagacaaagattgagtTGTTTGGTCATACAAAAAGGTGTTGTACATAGCGGCCAAAAAACCCAGCAAGAAAACCACTTGCTGCCCCCTATAAGATTTGGCTGA
- the LOC140119691 gene encoding uncharacterized protein isoform X20 has product MVQDNLQTPPETRSIILQQVVSLCTGRSLWESDAREATDSSRDAAASSCSRWCHCAPGEAYGRAMPEKPQTPPETLQHHPAAGGVTVHRERLMGERCQRSHRPHQRPAASSCSRWCHCAPGEAYGRAMPEKPQTPPETRSIILQQVVSLCTGRSLWQSDAREATDPPETRSIILQQVVSLCTGRSLWQSDARGATDSSRDPQHHPAAGGVTVHREKLMAERCQRSHRPLQRRCSIILQQVVSLCTGRSLWQSDARGATDPSRDPAASSCSRWCHCAPGEAYGRAMPEKPQTPPETRSIILQQVVSLCTGRSLWESDAREATDPSRDAAASSCSRWCHCAPGEAYGRAMPEEPQTLQRRCSIILQQVVSLCTGRSLWESDARGATDPPETLQHHPAAGGVTVHREKLMGERCQRSHRPLQRPAASSCSRWCHCAPGEAYGRAMPEKPQTPPETLQHHPAAGGVTVHREKLMGERCQRSHRLLQRPAASSCSRWCHCAPGEAYGRAMPEEPQTPPETLQHHPAAGGVTVHREKLMGERCQRSHRPLQRPAASSCSRWCHCAPGEAYGRAMPEKPHTEAPEGCRRRSCALMRQRLSCLVIQKGVVHSGQKTQQENHLLPPIRFG; this is encoded by the exons ATGGTCCAGGACAATCTACAGACTCCTCCAGAGAC ccgcagcatcatcctgcagcaggtggtgtcacTGTGCACCGGGAGAAGCTTATGGGAGAGCGATGCCAGAGAAGCCACAGACTCCTCCAGAGACGCTGCAGCATcatcctgcagcaggtggtgtcactgtgcaccgggagaggcttatgggagagcgatgccagagaagccacagacccctccagagacgctgcagcatcatcctgcagcaggtggtgtcacTGTGCACCGGGAGAGGCTTATGGGAGAGCGATGCCAGAGAAGCCACAGACCCCACCAGAGACCCGCAGCATcatcctgcagcaggtggtgtcacTGTGCACCGGGAGAAGCTTATGGCAGAGCGATGCCAGAGAAGCCACAGACCCCTCCAGAGACCCGCAGCATcatcctgcagcaggtggtgtcacTGTGCACCGGGAGAAGCTTATGGCAGAGCGATGCCAGAGAAGccacagaccctccagagacccgcagcatcatcctgcagcaggtggtgtcacTGTGCACCGGGAGAAGCTTATGGCAGAGCGATGCCAGAGGAGCCACAGACTCCTCCAGAGACCCGCAGCATcatcctgcagcaggtggtgtcacTGTGCACCGGGAGAAGCTTATGGCAGAGCGATGCCAGAGAAGCCACAGACCCCTCCAGAGACGCTGCAGCATcatcctgcagcaggtggtgtcacTGTGCACCGGGAGAAGCTTATGGCAGAGCGATGCCAGAGGAGCCACAGACCCCTCCAGAGACCCTGCAGCATcatcctgcagcaggtggtgtcactgtgcaccgggagaagcttatgggagagcgatgccagagaagccacagacccctccagagacccgcagcatcatcctgcagcaggtggtgtcactgtgcaccgggagaagcttatgggagagcgatgccagagaagccacagacccctccagagacgctgcagcatcatcctgcagcaggtggtgtcactgtgcaccgggagaagcttatgggagagcgatgccagaggagccacagaccctccagagacgctgcagcatcatcctgcagcaggtggtgtcactgtgcaccgggagaagcttatgggagagcgatgccagaggagccacagaccctccagagacgctgcagcatcatcctgcagcaggtggtgtcactgtgcaccgggagaagcttatgggagagcgatgccagaggagccacagacccctccagagacccgcagcatcatcctgcagcaggtggtgtcacTGTGCACCGGGAGAAGCTTATGGCAGAGCGATGCCAGAGAAGCCACAGACCCCTCCAGAGACGCTGCAGCATcatcctgcagcaggtggtgtcacTGTGCACCGGGAGAAGCTTATGGGAGAGCGATGCCAGAGAAGCCACAGACTCCTCCAGAGACCCGCAGCATcatcctgcagcaggtggtgtcacTGTGCACCGGGAGAAGCTTATGGCAGAGCGATGCCAGAGGAGCCACAGACTCCTCCAGAGACGCTGCAGCATcatcctgcagcaggtggtgtcactgtgcaccgggagaagcttatgggagagcgatgccagagaagccacagacccctccagagacccgcagcatcatcctgcagcaggtggtgtcacTGTGCACCGGGAGAAGCTTATGGGAGAGCGATGCCAGAGAAGCCACACACAGAGGCGCCTGAGGGGTGCAGAAGAAGGTCCTGTGcactgatgagacaaagattgagtTGTTTGGTCATACAAAAAGGTGTTGTACATAGCGGCCAAAAAACCCAGCAAGAAAACCACTTGCTGCCCCCTATAAGATTTGGCTGA
- the LOC140119691 gene encoding uncharacterized protein isoform X10, with product MSSQRFNLSVSSVRNIGREWKTQGQFLFSPEKYQKGREEKWSRTIYRLLQRRCSIILQQVVSLCTGRSLWESDARGATDPSRDAAASSCSRWCHCAPGEAYGRAMPEEPQTPPETLQHHPAAGGVTVHREKLMGERCQRSHRPLQRRCSIILQQVVSLCTGRSLWESDARGATDSSRDAAASSCSRWCHCAPGEAYGRAMPEKPQTPPETLQHHPAAGGVTVHREKLMGERCQRSHRPLQRPAASSCSRWCHCAPGEAYGRAMPEKPQTPPETLQHHPAAGGVTVHRERLMGERCQRSHRPLQRRCSIILQQVVSLCTGRGLWESDAREATDPTRDPQHHPAAGGVTVHREKLMAERCQRSHRPLQRPAASSCSRWCHCAPGEAYGRAMPEKPQTLQRPAASSCSRWCHCAPGEAYGRAMPEEPQTPPETRSIILQQVVSLCTGRSLWQSDAREATDPSRDAAASSCSRWCHCAPGEAYGRAMPEKPQTPPETRSIILQQVVSLCTGRSLWESDAREATDPSRDAAASSCSRWCHCAPGEAYGRAMPEEPQTLQRRCSIILQQVVSLCTGRSLWESDARGATDPPETLQHHPAAGGVTVHREKLMGERCQRSHRPLQRPAASSCSRWCHCAPGEAYGRAMPEKPQTPPETLQHHPAAGGVTVHREKLMGERCQRSHRLLQRPAASSCSRWCHCAPGEAYGRAMPEEPQTPPETLQHHPAAGGVTVHREKLMGERCQRSHTQRRLRGAEEGPVH from the exons ATGTCGTCTCAGAGATTTAACCTGTCAGTGTCCAGTGTGAGGAACATTGGAAGAGAATGGAAGACACAGGGACAGTTCTTGTTTAGCCcagaaaaatatcagaaaggcagagaagaaAAATGGTCCAGGACAATCTACAGACTCCTCCAGAGACGCTGCAGCATcatcctgcagcaggtggtgtcactgtgcaccgggagaagcttatgggagagcgatgccagaggagccacagacccctccagagacgctgcagcatcatcctgcagcaggtggtgtcacTGTGCACCGGGAGAAGCTTATGGGAGAGCGATGCCAGAGGAGCCACAGACTCCTCCAGAGACGCTGCAGCATcatcctgcagcaggtggtgtcactgtgcaccgggagaagcttatgggagagcgatgccagaggagccacagacccctccagagacgctgcagcatcatcctgcagcaggtggtgtcacTGTGCACCGGGAGAAGCTTATGGGAGAGCGATGCCAGAGGAGCCACAGACTCCTCCAGAGACGCTGCAGCATcatcctgcagcaggtggtgtcacTGTGCACCGGGAGAAGCTTATGGCAGAGCGATGCCAGAGAAGCCACAGACCCCTCCAGAGACGCTGCAGCATcatcctgcagcaggtggtgtcactgtgcaccgggagaagcttatgggagagcgatgccagagaagccacagacccctccagagacccgcagcatcatcctgcagcaggtggtgtcacTGTGCACCGGGAGAAGCTTATGGGAGAGCGATGCCAGAGAAGCCACAGACTCCTCCAGAGACGCTGCAGCATcatcctgcagcaggtggtgtcactgtgcaccgggagaggcttatgggagagcgatgccagagaagccacagacccctccagagacgctgcagcatcatcctgcagcaggtggtgtcacTGTGCACCGGGAGAGGCTTATGGGAGAGCGATGCCAGAGAAGCCACAGACCCCACCAGAGACCCGCAGCATcatcctgcagcaggtggtgtcacTGTGCACCGGGAGAAGCTTATGGCAGAGCGATGCCAGAGAAGCCACAGACCCCTCCAGAGACCCGCAGCATcatcctgcagcaggtggtgtcacTGTGCACCGGGAGAAGCTTATGGCAGAGCGATGCCAGAGAAGccacagaccctccagagacccgcagcatcatcctgcagcaggtggtgtcacTGTGCACCGGGAGAAGCTTATGGCAGAGCGATGCCAGAGGAGCCACAGACTCCTCCAGAGACCCGCAGCATcatcctgcagcaggtggtgtcacTGTGCACCGGGAGAAGCTTATGGCAGAGCGATGCCAGAGAAGCCACAGACCCCTCCAGAGACGCTGCAGCATcatcctgcagcag gtggtgtcactgtgcaccgggagaagcttatgggagagcgatgccagagaagccacagacccctccagagacccgcagcatcatcctgcagcaggtggtgtcactgtgcaccgggagaagcttatgggagagcgatgccagagaagccacagacccctccagagacgctgcagcatcatcctgcagcaggtggtgtcactgtgcaccgggagaagcttatgggagagcgatgccagaggagccacagaccctccagagacgctgcagcatcatcctgcagcaggtggtgtcactgtgcaccgggagaagcttatgggagagcgatgccagaggagccacagaccctccagagacgctgcagcatcatcctgcagcaggtggtgtcactgtgcaccgggagaagcttatgggagagcgatgccagaggagccacagacccctccagagacccgcagcatcatcctgcagcaggtggtgtcacTGTGCACCGGGAGAAGCTTATGGCAGAGCGATGCCAGAGAAGCCACAGACCCCTCCAGAGACGCTGCAGCATcatcctgcagcaggtggtgtcacTGTGCACCGGGAGAAGCTTATGGGAGAGCGATGCCAGAGAAGCCACAGACTCCTCCAGAGACCCGCAGCATcatcctgcagcaggtggtgtcacTGTGCACCGGGAGAAGCTTATGGCAGAGCGATGCCAGAGGAGCCACAGACTCCTCCAGAGACGCTGCAGCATcatcctgcagcag gtggtgtcacTGTGCACCGGGAGAAGCTTATGGGAGAGCGATGCCAGAGAAGCCACACACAGAGGCGCCTGAGGGGTGCAGAAGAAGGTCCTGTGcactga
- the LOC140119691 gene encoding uncharacterized protein isoform X9 translates to MSSQRFNLSVSSVRNIGREWKTQGQFLFSPEKYQKGREEKWSRTIYRLLQRRCSIILQQVVSLCTGRSLWESDARGATDPSRDAAASSCSRWCHCAPGEAYGRAMPEEPQTPPETLQHHPAAGGVTVHREKLMGERCQRSHRPLQRRCSIILQQVVSLCTGRSLWESDARGATDSSRDAAASSCSRWCHCAPGEAYGRAMPEKPQTPPETLQHHPAAGGVTVHREKLMGERCQRSHRPLQRPAASSCSRWCHCAPGEAYGRAMPEKPQTPPETLQHHPAAGGVTVHRERLMGERCQRSHRPLQRRCSIILQQVVSLCTGRSLWQSDAREATDPSRDPQHHPAAGGVTVHREKLMAERCQRSHRPSRDPQHHPAAGGVTVHREKLMAERCQRSHRLLQRPAASSCSRWCHCAPGEAYGRAMPEKPQTPPETLQHHPAAGGVTVHREKLMAERCQRSHRPLQRPCSIILQQVVSLCTGRSLWESDAREATDPSRDPQHHPAAGGVTVHREKLMGERCQRSHRPLQRRCSIILQQVVSLCTGRSLWESDARGATDPPETLQHHPAAGGVTVHREKLMGERCQRSHRPSRDAAASSCSRWCHCAPGEAYGRAMPEEPQTPPETRSIILQQVVSLCTGRSLWQSDAREATDPSRDAAASSCSRWCHCAPGEAYGRAMPEKPQTPPETRSIILQQVVSLCTGRSLWESDAREATDPSRDPQHHPAAGGVTVHREKLMGERCQRSHTQRRLRGAEEGPVH, encoded by the exons ATGTCGTCTCAGAGATTTAACCTGTCAGTGTCCAGTGTGAGGAACATTGGAAGAGAATGGAAGACACAGGGACAGTTCTTGTTTAGCCcagaaaaatatcagaaaggcagagaagaaAAATGGTCCAGGACAATCTACAGACTCCTCCAGAGACGCTGCAGCATcatcctgcagcaggtggtgtcactgtgcaccgggagaagcttatgggagagcgatgccagaggagccacagacccctccagagacgctgcagcatcatcctgcagcaggtggtgtcacTGTGCACCGGGAGAAGCTTATGGGAGAGCGATGCCAGAGGAGCCACAGACTCCTCCAGAGACGCTGCAGCATcatcctgcagcaggtggtgtcactgtgcaccgggagaagcttatgggagagcgatgccagaggagccacagacccctccagagacgctgcagcatcatcctgcagcaggtggtgtcacTGTGCACCGGGAGAAGCTTATGGGAGAGCGATGCCAGAGGAGCCACAGACTCCTCCAGAGACGCTGCAGCATcatcctgcagcaggtggtgtcacTGTGCACCGGGAGAAGCTTATGGCAGAGCGATGCCAGAGAAGCCACAGACCCCTCCAGAGACGCTGCAGCATcatcctgcagcaggtggtgtcactgtgcaccgggagaagcttatgggagagcgatgccagagaagccacagacccctccagagacccgcagcatcatcctgcagcaggtggtgtcacTGTGCACCGGGAGAAGCTTATGGGAGAGCGATGCCAGAGAAGCCACAGACTCCTCCAGAGACGCTGCAGCATcatcctgcagcaggtggtgtcactgtgcaccgggagaggcttatgggagagcgatgccagagaagccacagacccctccagagacgctgcagcatcatcctgcagcag gtggtgtcacTGTGCACCGGGAGAAGCTTATGGCAGAGCGATGCCAGAGAAGCCACAGACCCCTCCAGAGACCCGCAGCATcatcctgcagcaggtggtgtcacTGTGCACCGGGAGAAGCTTATGGCAGAGCGATGCCAGAGAAGccacagaccctccagagacccgcagcatcatcctgcagcaggtggtgtcacTGTGCACCGGGAGAAGCTTATGGCAGAGCGATGCCAGAGGAGCCACAGACTCCTCCAGAGACCCGCAGCATcatcctgcagcaggtggtgtcacTGTGCACCGGGAGAAGCTTATGGCAGAGCGATGCCAGAGAAGCCACAGACCCCTCCAGAGACGCTGCAGCATcatcctgcagcaggtggtgtcacTGTGCACCGGGAGAAGCTTATGGCAGAGCGATGCCAGAGGAGCCACAGACCCCTCCAGAGACCCTGCAGCATcatcctgcagcaggtggtgtcactgtgcaccgggagaagcttatgggagagcgatgccagagaagccacagacccctccagagacccgcagcatcatcctgcagcaggtggtgtcactgtgcaccgggagaagcttatgggagagcgatgccagagaagccacagacccctccagagacgctgcagcatcatcctgcagcaggtggtgtcactgtgcaccgggagaagcttatgggagagcgatgccagaggagccacagaccctccagagacgctgcagcatcatcctgcagcaggtggtgtcactgtgcaccgggagaagcttatgggagagcgatgccagaggagccacagaccctccagagacgctgcagcatcatcctgcagcaggtggtgtcactgtgcaccgggagaagcttatgggagagcgatgccagaggagccacagacccctccagagacccgcagcatcatcctgcagcaggtggtgtcacTGTGCACCGGGAGAAGCTTATGGCAGAGCGATGCCAGAGAAGCCACAGACCCCTCCAGAGACGCTGCAGCATcatcctgcagcaggtggtgtcacTGTGCACCGGGAGAAGCTTATGGGAGAGCGATGCCAGAGAAGCCACAGACTCCTCCAGAGACCCGCAGCATcatcctgcagcag gtggtgtcactgtgcaccgggagaagcttatgggagagcgatgccagagaagccacagacccctccagagacccgcagcatcatcctgcagcaggtggtgtcacTGTGCACCGGGAGAAGCTTATGGGAGAGCGATGCCAGAGAAGCCACACACAGAGGCGCCTGAGGGGTGCAGAAGAAGGTCCTGTGcactga
- the LOC140119691 gene encoding uncharacterized protein isoform X12 — protein sequence MSSQRFNLSVSSVRNIGREWKTQGQFLFSPEKYQKGREEKWSRTIYRLLQRRCSIILQQVVSLCTGRSLWESDARGATDPSRDAAASSCSRWCHCAPGEAYGRAMPEEPQTPPETLQHHPAAGGVTVHREKLMGERCQRSHRPLQRRCSIILQQVVSLCTGRSLWESDARGATDSSRDAAASSCSRWCHCAPGEAYGRAMPEKPQTPPETLQHHPAAGGVTVHREKLMGERCQRSHRPLQRPAASSCSRWCHCAPGEAYGRAMPEKPQTPPETLQHHPAAGGVTVHRERLMGERCQRSHRPLQRRCSIILQQVVSLCTGRGLWESDAREATDPTRDPQHHPAAGGVTVHREKLMAERCQRSHRPLQRPAASSCSRWCHCAPGEAYGRAMPEKPQTLQRPAASSCSRWCHCAPGEAYGRAMPEEPQTPPETRSIILQQVVSLCTGRSLWQSDAREATDPSRDAAASSCSRWCHCAPGEAYGRAMPEKPQTPPETRSIILQQVVSLCTGRSLWESDAREATDPSRDAAASSCSRWCHCAPGEAYGRAMPEEPQTLQRRCSIILQQVVSLCTGRSLWESDARGATDPPETLQHHPAAGGVTVHREKLMGERCQRSHRPLQRPAASSCSRWCHCAPGEAYGRAMPEKPQTPPETLQHHPAAGGVTVHREKLMGERCQRSHRLLQRPAASSCSRWCHCAPGEAYGRAMPEKPQTPPETRSIILQQVVSLCTGRSLWESDAREATHRGA from the exons ATGTCGTCTCAGAGATTTAACCTGTCAGTGTCCAGTGTGAGGAACATTGGAAGAGAATGGAAGACACAGGGACAGTTCTTGTTTAGCCcagaaaaatatcagaaaggcagagaagaaAAATGGTCCAGGACAATCTACAGACTCCTCCAGAGACGCTGCAGCATcatcctgcagcaggtggtgtcactgtgcaccgggagaagcttatgggagagcgatgccagaggagccacagacccctccagagacgctgcagcatcatcctgcagcaggtggtgtcacTGTGCACCGGGAGAAGCTTATGGGAGAGCGATGCCAGAGGAGCCACAGACTCCTCCAGAGACGCTGCAGCATcatcctgcagcaggtggtgtcactgtgcaccgggagaagcttatgggagagcgatgccagaggagccacagacccctccagagacgctgcagcatcatcctgcagcaggtggtgtcacTGTGCACCGGGAGAAGCTTATGGGAGAGCGATGCCAGAGGAGCCACAGACTCCTCCAGAGACGCTGCAGCATcatcctgcagcaggtggtgtcacTGTGCACCGGGAGAAGCTTATGGCAGAGCGATGCCAGAGAAGCCACAGACCCCTCCAGAGACGCTGCAGCATcatcctgcagcaggtggtgtcactgtgcaccgggagaagcttatgggagagcgatgccagagaagccacagacccctccagagacccgcagcatcatcctgcagcaggtggtgtcacTGTGCACCGGGAGAAGCTTATGGGAGAGCGATGCCAGAGAAGCCACAGACTCCTCCAGAGACGCTGCAGCATcatcctgcagcaggtggtgtcactgtgcaccgggagaggcttatgggagagcgatgccagagaagccacagacccctccagagacgctgcagcatcatcctgcagcaggtggtgtcacTGTGCACCGGGAGAGGCTTATGGGAGAGCGATGCCAGAGAAGCCACAGACCCCACCAGAGACCCGCAGCATcatcctgcagcaggtggtgtcacTGTGCACCGGGAGAAGCTTATGGCAGAGCGATGCCAGAGAAGCCACAGACCCCTCCAGAGACCCGCAGCATcatcctgcagcaggtggtgtcacTGTGCACCGGGAGAAGCTTATGGCAGAGCGATGCCAGAGAAGccacagaccctccagagacccgcagcatcatcctgcagcaggtggtgtcacTGTGCACCGGGAGAAGCTTATGGCAGAGCGATGCCAGAGGAGCCACAGACTCCTCCAGAGACCCGCAGCATcatcctgcagcaggtggtgtcacTGTGCACCGGGAGAAGCTTATGGCAGAGCGATGCCAGAGAAGCCACAGACCCCTCCAGAGACGCTGCAGCATcatcctgcagcag gtggtgtcactgtgcaccgggagaagcttatgggagagcgatgccagagaagccacagacccctccagagacccgcagcatcatcctgcagcaggtggtgtcactgtgcaccgggagaagcttatgggagagcgatgccagagaagccacagacccctccagagacgctgcagcatcatcctgcagcaggtggtgtcactgtgcaccgggagaagcttatgggagagcgatgccagaggagccacagaccctccagagacgctgcagcatcatcctgcagcaggtggtgtcactgtgcaccgggagaagcttatgggagagcgatgccagaggagccacagaccctccagagacgctgcagcatcatcctgcagcaggtggtgtcactgtgcaccgggagaagcttatgggagagcgatgccagaggagccacagacccctccagagacccgcagcatcatcctgcagcaggtggtgtcacTGTGCACCGGGAGAAGCTTATGGCAGAGCGATGCCAGAGAAGCCACAGACCCCTCCAGAGACGCTGCAGCATcatcctgcagcaggtggtgtcacTGTGCACCGGGAGAAGCTTATGGGAGAGCGATGCCAGAGAAGCCACAGACTCCTCCAGAGACCCGCAGCATcatcctgcagcag gtggtgtcactgtgcaccgggagaagcttatgggagagcgatgccagagaagccacagacccctccagagacccgcagcatcatcctgcagcaggtggtgtcacTGTGCACCGGGAGAAGCTTATGGGAGAGCGATGCCAGAGAAGCCACACACAGAGGCGCCTGA